The Candidatus Lokiarchaeota archaeon DNA segment CACACTTGGATGGTTAGAGGCACCATGATAATCATGATAGTTGTTTTTGGCAGAATCAATGATAGAATCCATACGAATAGCAAGAAGGTACGAAATAACGATTTGTAGTCCCCACCACCCAGTTGTGCCAGCCGCAAGGCGATATACTGAAACATGCCAGAACCGCCAGCTACAGCAACCACAATCATCATCGAGGCAACGAAGAGAATAGTGGTCCAGGGAATTCCGCCTACGAGATTCTCAAAACTGAGTTGTGGGTCGGGTTGGCCTAAGGAACTTAACCAGAATACTACCCCTATGATTGCTAGTCCGAACAGTGACATGCCTGTCCTGTTGACCTTCTCTGTGGCGATGACCAGATAGGTCACGGCAAATACAATCAAGACTACGATTCCTAGTGTATCCATATGGAGCGCGAGCCTCCTTCTTCAATGTGGCTGGTGCGTTTTCTTTCTGCTTTCAGCTATGAGATACCATATAGACAGTCTTACAGGTACTAATGTTTTGCCTTCGAGATACCTTCTCTCAGATTAGGTGCCTGCGACTGTGTGTTACAAGCATTGCTCAATCAGGATATGGTATTCCTTTACAGATATTGCCTTTGACAAAATGAGTTAGGGCTACATCTGTGCTTTGGATTTCGATTTCTGCAACGGCTTGGTCAACAAAGGTATCGTATTTATCGGTAGGCGGTCGACAATAGCCTATTGGAGCTGTCACTGCTGTTATACCGTTGGTTTTGGTCGCACTTCGGACATGGCTATGACCCGAAATAGTGAGAAACACACGTTTGTCATTCAGGAGCAGTTCACCTGTGCTCTTCGCTCCCATATATGCAGAAAAGAAATCCCATGGCAATCTGTTCTTGTACACAACTAGGTCTTCAAACGGCAGATGATGAGACACGCAAACAATCCTACCCACATCGTCAGGAAGATTCTCTAAATCATACTTCAATTTCCTGTTCATCAACTGTGTGACTTCCTGATCGTTCATCGTCCAGTCGATATTGTAGTAATCCCGCCAGACTGCTCCATTGTACTCCTTCTGTCTGTAGGCTTCCATCGGGATATCAAGTTGCTCTACGCGGAAGGAGTAATCGGACCATCCCAAAGTACCAATGAAAGCTACTGAATCATGAATATAGGGCTCGTCAGGCAAATGCATCCAGCCGGCTTCTCGGCACACACGACCTATCTTCTTGGAATATTTTTCGAGTGATGTTGCCTTTTCTGAAAACCAAACGTCGTGATTTCCCGCAACAAAGAGGTTGATACAATCATCGATTCTGAGAGACGCGAGTGATTCTCCCAATGCGTCAAGTCGATCACTGATATCGCCTGCAATAACGAACGCATCTGGATCTGCTTCTTCAACTCTGTGTCTTATTCCTTCGACTAGCTGCTTGTCTTTTCCGTGTGGCCTGACATGAATATCTGATACTGCAGCAATCTTCATCACTTGCACCTTAACAGAGGCTTTTGATTGGGGCAGGGATAAGCTTGAGGCGGTTAAGCCATTCAATTTATGCTGGGTAGTGTGGTACTTGTGTTCAAACCATTGATTTGATATGTTTGTTTTGTTCTGGAAGCATGCTGAACTTGGTGGCAATTAGAATGGGCAAAAGGATTACTGCTGAAAAGGTGCCTGCACCTTCAGAATCAGAAATGAAGACAGTAACAGATACAGAGCAGATCAATGATGTTTACGCCTTGTATCTTGATGACGAAAGCCATTCCTTTGATGGTGAAACGGAGCGGCTAATCTTTCCAACTACAGAAGCACAAGTTGCAGATGAACTCCGGAAGGCCTATGAGAATGGCACTCCCCTAACTATACAGGGTGGGCGAACCGGTCTTACTGGAGCTGCAGTACCCCTTGGAGGAACTACACTCAATTTCGAGGAAATGGATAAGATTCTCTATATGAACTACTATCCCGATGAAGACCATTATTCCATAACTGCTGAACCGGGTGTGCTTCTGGAAGACCTTGTTAAAGCCATCACTTCGAAAAACCTTGATGAACTAAAGGGGAAGGGAGATTCGCCCAATCAAGAAGCATTAGAGCGGTTCTTGAATGATGATCGCGAAATATCCTTCCTTGTGGACCCTACAGAGACAAGTGCCTGGTTAGGTGGAATCGTTGCATGTAATGCCTCTGGTGCTCGTACATTCAAGTATGGGGCAGTACGGGACTGGGTGAAGCGTATTCGTGTTCTGCTACCCAACGGTGATGCTTTGGATATTCGGCGTGGTGAGGTCTTCGCTGAAGATGGAGTCTTCGAAATAGAGCTCAGTGATGATTCAGTTGTCAAGGTGAAGATTCCTGATTATGAGATGCCACGCACGAAGAATGCTGCAGGTCTCTATGCTAAGCCAGATATGGACCTCATCGACCTCTTTATTGGATGTGAGGGTATTCTTGGGGCGATCACTGAGGTTGAGCTGATTCTAGCCGAATTACCTCCCAACATCATGACTGTCATGGCCTTCTTCCCGAGCGAAGAGCAAGCGGTTGATTTCGTTTATGAGATGCGAGAACCCGATTGTGCGGTACCTCCTGAATTCATTGAATATTTTGGGCCATATGCTCTTGATATGATCCGCCAAAAGGCGGGAGATGCGAGCATAAAAGTCCCCGCGCTTACAGAGGAAATAAAAGCTGTCGTCTTCTTCGAATTTGCTTATGCCGAGGAAGAGATGGAAGAGAAGGTTATGGCCTTGGAAGAGATTCTGAACAAACATGGGTCCTCCTCTGAATCTAGTTGGGCTGGATTGGACTATCGAGAGCTGGAGAAGATGAAGACGGTCCGCCACTTTGTTCCTGAGAGCGTCAATTCAATGATTGCCATGCGCAAGGCACGATATGAGAAAGTACACAAGATTGGCACAGATATGGCTGTTCCTGACGAAGCTCTTCGTGAGTACCTAGCTTTCTACCGTGAGGTTCTGGAAGAACAAGGCATGGAGTATGTGATTTTTGGCCATATTGGAGATAATCACCTGCATGTGAATATGATTCCTCGTAACAATGAGGAGGTAGAACAAGGCATGGAAAACTACCGTCTGTTCGCAGAACGAGCAGTTGAGCTGGGTGGAACCGTTGCAGCCGAACACGGAATTGGCAAACTCAAACGTCAGTTTCTGGAAATAATGTATGGTGAAGAAGGCATTTCTGAAATGCAAGCTGTCAAGAAAGCTTTGGATCCCAAATGGCTGCTAAATCAAGGGAATATGGTGTCTATACCTGAGTAGGTAAGTTCATCATTCCTGCTTTCCGGCTTGAGCCAAAACCTGCCGTTCCACTTCCATCATTTTCGCAAAAATCTCGGGTTTCTCCTTGCGGAGGATGCTCCGATTCTTTACCCCAAGGCACTCCCAATATTCCTGAATAGCCTGTTTGAATGCTTTGGGGGTTTCCTCCTTCTGTTCTTGGAGCCTCGCGAGGATTTCTCCTGTCATTTCATCTACTGATTTCTTCTTGATTTTTATCCGTGCCCAGAAATCGCAATTTTTCCCACGGCAGGGCCCACCTACCATAACGCACCAATCTTCCATTAGTCATCATTCCAGAGCAGTAATCCCGTGGTAGTGATGTTTATCTTTAAGAATTGGCGTGACGGTACTATCTTCTGGGTTACAAAAAGAATAGAGATTGACTTGGTACTGTTATGATCCGATTTTATTCTAAAATCCGATATTCAACATGAAGCCCCTCGGCTTTCCACCAGATTTCCTGCAGATACTGTACATATCCTCGGGTCACTTTGTCCTCTTTGAATTTGTTATCGCTAACACAGTCGTATTCCTTCGTTAAGCATTTCACGCACCAATGACAATCGGACCAGAGCTTGACCTGTGTATCTTCAAACTCTAATGATTGGATTTTGTCTAGTGCTCTCAGAATAGCCATCAGTTTCATTTGTCGGGATGTTGTTCCGCTTGAAGTTCCTCTATCTGAAATCTCGATTGATTCACCGGTGATAGGATCTTCGTGCTCGACATTGTACTGCCACACTCCATATCCTGCGGTACAGTCACCGCTCGTGTACGCTTTGATGACCACTGTCCCATCACTCTGGTGGAATAATGCCACTTGGCTACATGAGTGTTATTTATTTCTGTTAGAAACGGTACGGGAGTATCAGAATTGAGTAGCAAAGCGGATTCCCCTCTAGCGAAAGGAATTGAATTCCATACCTATCGAATTAGCCTACTCTTCTTCGTCTTCCTCAGTTATATTCTCGTAGTAGAAGATCATACTATCTGTGTCGTATCCAGCGAGTTCATACTCTTCACTCATGCTGATTGCATCTACTGGACATGTATCAGCACACTGGCCACAGAAGAGACACCGGTGCTGCAGATAGATTATCGTTGCTTCATCACGCCGCCCTTCCATCTTTATGGCTTCTCCGGGACAGATTCGCTCACAGGCACCGCATCCGATGCAGGTTTTCATATCCCATACAGGTCGCCCTCTGAAATCCTTGGGCACTTCCTTACGTTCGAAGGGATATTTCAGTGTCGAGGCTTTTCGGAAGAGTTCTTTCAACGCATCTGTTAGCAACTTCATCTCAAACTCACCAGCGAATACCGAACTGTATCAGAATTATTTGTAGCACAGCAATTGGAATTGCATATTTCCACATGCCCTCTTCCATCTGTTCTATTCGTAATCGAGCAAAAGATGCCCGCAATACTGACAGTAGAACAACCACGAAGATCGTTTTAAGGAGGAAGCTGACTATAGGCGGGAGAAACAGGATTGGTTGAGGACCTCCAAGATAAAGAGCTGCCGCTAGAGCTGATACCAGAACAATTTCTAGGTTCTTTCCTAATCGGATAAGAGCAAGCTTTCTACCACTGTATTCTGTCTTCCATCCTGCCACAATTTCTGTTTTAGCATGTGGAATATCAAAGGGGATGAATTCCAATTCTGCAAGTAGAGAAACAATCAGGACACTAAAGCCAATTGGTTGTAGGAATATGAACCACATTGAGTTGTTTAACTGCCATTGTGCGA contains these protein-coding regions:
- a CDS encoding 4Fe-4S dicluster domain-containing protein, whose product is MKLLTDALKELFRKASTLKYPFERKEVPKDFRGRPVWDMKTCIGCGACERICPGEAIKMEGRRDEATIIYLQHRCLFCGQCADTCPVDAISMSEEYELAGYDTDSMIFYYENITEEDEEE
- a CDS encoding FAD-binding protein → MLNLVAIRMGKRITAEKVPAPSESEMKTVTDTEQINDVYALYLDDESHSFDGETERLIFPTTEAQVADELRKAYENGTPLTIQGGRTGLTGAAVPLGGTTLNFEEMDKILYMNYYPDEDHYSITAEPGVLLEDLVKAITSKNLDELKGKGDSPNQEALERFLNDDREISFLVDPTETSAWLGGIVACNASGARTFKYGAVRDWVKRIRVLLPNGDALDIRRGEVFAEDGVFEIELSDDSVVKVKIPDYEMPRTKNAAGLYAKPDMDLIDLFIGCEGILGAITEVELILAELPPNIMTVMAFFPSEEQAVDFVYEMREPDCAVPPEFIEYFGPYALDMIRQKAGDASIKVPALTEEIKAVVFFEFAYAEEEMEEKVMALEEILNKHGSSSESSWAGLDYRELEKMKTVRHFVPESVNSMIAMRKARYEKVHKIGTDMAVPDEALREYLAFYREVLEEQGMEYVIFGHIGDNHLHVNMIPRNNEEVEQGMENYRLFAERAVELGGTVAAEHGIGKLKRQFLEIMYGEEGISEMQAVKKALDPKWLLNQGNMVSIPE